From the Lathyrus oleraceus cultivar Zhongwan6 chromosome 4, CAAS_Psat_ZW6_1.0, whole genome shotgun sequence genome, one window contains:
- the LOC127137093 gene encoding uncharacterized mitochondrial protein AtMg00810-like, which yields MANNILMDICFTRGGNRFPTLTHSVKMGMIFGASSFVKHNEDMILLVSLFVDGLIYTGNNQQIEDDVCYDRYREDEILPWGGSCRLTKDENGKTDDATRYKQMARSLMYLLASRSDLAYLVCLVARYMERPTEIHLETMERILRYLKGTVNLGVLYKMNDEMKLQGWSGSGYVGVSDDRKSTTGYVFKHGSYLIPLSSKKKPIATLLSIGAKFVITTSCACQLVWKYSSQTWSDSESGYNYHV from the exons ATGGCTAACAACATTCTAATGGATATATGCTTTACAAGAGGTGGGAACAGATTTCCAACTTTGACTCATTCAGTCAAAATGGGTATGATCTTTGGAGCTTCTTCATTTGTGAAGCACAATGAGGATATGATCTTATTAGTCAGCTTGTTTGTAGATGGTCTAATCTACACAGGAAATAATCAACAAATTGAGGACGATGTTTGTTATGACAGATATAGGGAAGATGAGATACTCCCTTGGGGTGGAA GTTGTAGGTTGACCAAGGATGAAAATGGAAAGACAGATGATGCCACAAGATACAAGCAAATGGCGAGAAGCTTAATGTATTTGCTTGCGTCTAGGTCTGATCTAGCCTATTTAGTATGTTTGGTTGCTAGATACATGGAAAGACCAACTGAAATTCATTTAGAAACAATGGAAAGAATCTTAAGGTATCTAAAGGGAACTGTGAATTTAGGAGTCTTGTACAAGATGAATGATGAGATGAAACTGCAAGGGTGGTCAGGCTCAGGTTATGTAGGAGTTAgtgatgacagaaaaagcactACAGGGTACGTGTTTAAACATGGATCATATCTTATTCCATTATCTTCAAAGAAGAAACCCATTGCGACTCTTTTAAGCATTGGAGCTAAGTTTGTTATAACAACCTCATGTGCTTGTCAACTAGTGTGGAAGTATTCTTCCCAAACTTGGTCAGACTCAGAATCAGGGTATAATTATCATGTGTGA